From a single Calothrix sp. NIES-2098 genomic region:
- a CDS encoding alcohol dehydrogenase codes for MKAQVFRGVNQLSYEEIPVPTLEPDEVLVQVRVVGLCQSDIKKIRYPLYEPPRIFGHETAGTIASVGSGVKNWQVGQRVAVMHHIPCMHCAYCLNENYSMCDVYKNISTTAGFNASGGGFAEYVKVPGHIVQNGGLIPIPDDISFEEASFVEPTNCCLKAVKKAQIAPGQTVLVTGAGPIGLMFVMLVKYFGARAIATDLLPSRIEKALNVGAEAAFDARDPDLPAKIHAITDGLGVDVTLLAVPSDKAFFQALDCTRKGGKILFFAEFPDEVSIPINPNILYRREIDLMGSYSSSYRLQNLSADIVFNRRINVEALISDRYPLQDLSQAVDRAIAPTPETYKILIYP; via the coding sequence GTGAAAGCACAGGTATTTAGAGGCGTCAATCAACTTTCCTACGAAGAGATCCCAGTACCGACTCTGGAACCGGATGAAGTGCTGGTACAGGTACGGGTGGTGGGTTTGTGTCAATCAGATATCAAAAAAATTCGTTACCCGCTATACGAACCGCCGCGTATTTTTGGACATGAAACTGCGGGAACGATCGCATCTGTGGGTTCTGGTGTCAAAAATTGGCAAGTGGGACAAAGGGTGGCGGTAATGCACCATATCCCCTGTATGCATTGCGCTTACTGCCTCAATGAAAATTATTCCATGTGTGATGTCTATAAAAACATCTCCACGACAGCGGGATTTAACGCTAGTGGCGGCGGTTTTGCCGAATATGTCAAAGTCCCAGGACATATTGTGCAAAATGGTGGTTTAATTCCCATTCCCGATGATATAAGTTTTGAAGAAGCAAGTTTTGTAGAACCGACTAATTGCTGCTTGAAGGCAGTGAAAAAAGCGCAAATTGCACCCGGACAAACTGTTTTGGTAACTGGTGCGGGGCCAATAGGGTTAATGTTTGTCATGTTGGTGAAGTATTTCGGAGCTAGAGCGATCGCTACCGATCTACTACCCTCTAGAATTGAAAAAGCTTTAAATGTCGGTGCAGAAGCCGCTTTTGACGCTCGCGATCCCGATTTACCCGCAAAAATTCATGCTATCACTGATGGGTTGGGTGTGGATGTCACCTTACTAGCTGTCCCCAGCGACAAAGCTTTCTTTCAGGCTTTAGATTGTACTCGTAAAGGTGGCAAAATTCTCTTTTTCGCGGAGTTTCCCGATGAAGTATCAATTCCCATCAACCCGAATATTCTTTACCGTCGGGAAATCGACTTGATGGGCAGTTATAGTTCATCCTACCGCCTACAAAATCTCTCAGCCGATATTGTATTTAATCGACGCATTAATGTAGAAGCGTTAATTAGCGATCGCTATCCCTTACAAGATTTATCACAAGCTGTAGATCGAGCGATCGCTCCCACACCGGAAACATACAAAATTTTGATTTATCCCTAA
- a CDS encoding type 11 methyltransferase yields the protein MTINFINEKKQAFDLWAPSYDWLLPSVFYQSVHKRLLEYVDLPPRPHVLDLGCGTGRLLDRLAAKFPDLRGTGLDLSPQMVRVARQNNRHRPRLIYVEGKAEFLPFADGQFDAVFNTISFLHYLEPTQILNEVGRVLSPGGRFYLVDTTVKGKPELHLKLGSLGKVRFYSSNQRELMGASAGLSCIGHYYLLGPVLLTIFAKPV from the coding sequence ATGACCATTAACTTTATTAATGAAAAAAAGCAAGCTTTTGACCTTTGGGCACCTAGTTATGACTGGCTTTTACCATCTGTGTTTTACCAAAGCGTTCACAAACGGTTGCTAGAATACGTTGATTTACCACCACGTCCTCATGTATTAGATTTGGGTTGTGGTACAGGACGCTTGTTAGATCGCCTTGCTGCTAAATTTCCCGATCTGCGCGGTACTGGATTAGATTTATCTCCTCAAATGGTGCGGGTAGCCAGACAGAACAACCGCCATCGCCCCCGGTTGATTTATGTGGAAGGTAAGGCTGAGTTCCTTCCCTTTGCGGATGGTCAGTTTGATGCTGTTTTTAACACTATAAGTTTCTTACACTATCTAGAACCCACACAGATTTTGAACGAAGTAGGGCGAGTGCTTTCACCTGGTGGACGTTTTTATTTAGTTGATACCACTGTTAAAGGTAAGCCAGAACTGCATCTGAAGTTGGGTTCCCTTGGCAAAGTTAGATTTTATAGCTCTAATCAACGCGAACTGATGGGTGCGTCTGCTGGATTAAGCTGTATTGGTCACTACTATTTATTAGGGCCTGTCTTGTTGACGATTTTTGCGAAACCAGTATGA
- a CDS encoding Mo-dependent nitrogenase family protein, producing MTCFTQILLHHDLLYPVREWLESIEIHNRKLAHFLCKAIPAQCPFERDIKLFGRKLVHIPPMCKLNPLYEQVVTLRFKALCYLADKCGEDVAVYC from the coding sequence ATGACTTGCTTTACTCAAATTCTGTTACATCACGATCTACTTTACCCAGTGCGTGAATGGTTAGAAAGTATAGAAATTCATAACCGCAAACTAGCTCATTTCTTGTGTAAAGCTATTCCTGCTCAATGTCCGTTTGAAAGAGACATCAAACTCTTTGGTAGAAAGTTGGTTCACATTCCACCGATGTGTAAGTTAAATCCTCTTTACGAACAAGTAGTAACATTACGTTTTAAAGCTCTCTGTTATCTTGCGGATAAGTGTGGTGAAGATGTAGCAGTCTACTGTTAA
- a CDS encoding winged helix family two component transcriptional regulator produces the protein MTHILLVEDEVKLARFVELELNYEGYQVSVAYDGLTAITAAQNLHPDLIILDWMSPGLSGLETCRRLRSTGDRVPIIILTAKDKASDRILGLEANADDYLVKPFDVEELVTKVRTHLRRIQKKDVADVLEFEDLSLNRRTRKVCRGQRLIELTDQEFDLLEYLLIHPKQVVTSDRILEEAWSHDHIGDSKIIEIYIRYLRQKLEANNEKPLLQTVHGVGYVLNA, from the coding sequence ATGACGCACATCTTACTGGTTGAAGATGAAGTCAAACTCGCACGTTTTGTAGAATTGGAACTAAATTATGAGGGTTATCAAGTTAGTGTTGCTTACGATGGATTAACTGCCATTACCGCAGCGCAGAACTTGCATCCTGATTTAATTATTTTAGATTGGATGTCACCAGGTTTATCGGGGTTAGAAACTTGTCGCCGCCTGCGAAGTACTGGCGATCGAGTACCGATAATTATATTAACTGCTAAAGATAAAGCAAGCGATCGCATTTTAGGCTTAGAGGCTAATGCTGATGATTATCTAGTTAAACCCTTTGATGTTGAAGAGTTAGTCACTAAAGTCCGTACCCATCTGCGCAGAATCCAGAAAAAAGATGTTGCAGATGTCTTAGAATTTGAAGATCTCAGTTTGAATCGTCGGACAAGGAAAGTTTGCCGAGGTCAACGTTTAATAGAGTTAACTGACCAAGAATTTGATTTACTGGAATATTTATTGATTCATCCTAAACAAGTCGTTACCAGCGATCGCATACTAGAAGAAGCCTGGAGTCACGATCATATAGGCGATTCTAAAATAATTGAAATCTATATTCGCTATTTACGCCAAAAGCTGGAAGCTAACAACGAAAAGCCTCTGCTTCAAACCGTGCATGGTGTCGGCTACGTTTTAAATGCTTAA
- a CDS encoding type 11 methyltransferase: MTYLETAAQFYREVAETPQVGLCCVQSTPLQLPGLKVPLAMQEMNYGCGTTVHPNELANQPTVLYVGVGGGLEALQFAYFSRRVGAVIAVEPVAAMREAARRNLEIAAQENPWFDTSFVEICEGDAFNLPVADAAVDVVAQNCLFNIFEPEDLTRALKEAFRVLKPSGRLQMSDPIATRPIPAHLQQDERLRAMCLSGALTYEEYTQLIVNAGFGQVEIRARRPYRLLDTLTYNLEENLLLESLDSVSFKVAIPEDGACIFTGKTAIYSGAEPWFDDSAGHLLQRGIPAAVCDKTAAKLAALKPTEIAITDSTWHYNGGGCC, translated from the coding sequence ATGACCTATTTAGAAACCGCGGCGCAATTTTACCGCGAAGTTGCAGAAACACCACAAGTGGGACTTTGTTGTGTCCAAAGTACACCCCTGCAACTACCTGGGCTAAAAGTTCCTCTTGCAATGCAGGAAATGAATTATGGTTGTGGTACTACCGTTCACCCAAATGAATTAGCTAACCAACCTACTGTTTTATATGTTGGGGTTGGTGGTGGCTTAGAAGCCTTACAATTCGCTTACTTTTCTCGCCGTGTAGGTGCTGTAATTGCTGTCGAACCAGTTGCAGCCATGCGAGAAGCCGCTAGACGCAATTTAGAAATTGCTGCTCAAGAAAATCCCTGGTTTGACACTAGTTTTGTCGAAATCTGCGAAGGTGACGCTTTTAATTTACCCGTTGCTGATGCTGCTGTAGATGTGGTAGCACAAAACTGTCTTTTTAATATATTTGAACCAGAAGATTTAACCCGTGCTTTAAAAGAAGCATTTCGCGTCTTAAAACCAAGCGGACGTTTGCAGATGAGCGATCCGATCGCGACTCGTCCCATTCCAGCACATTTACAACAAGATGAACGACTACGCGCTATGTGCTTATCAGGCGCACTCACATATGAAGAATACACTCAACTAATAGTCAATGCTGGCTTTGGTCAAGTGGAAATTCGTGCCCGCCGTCCTTATCGTCTGTTAGATACTTTAACTTATAACTTAGAAGAAAATTTACTCCTAGAAAGTCTAGATTCTGTCTCTTTCAAAGTTGCTATACCAGAAGACGGAGCTTGTATTTTTACTGGCAAAACGGCAATTTATTCTGGCGCAGAACCCTGGTTTGATGACTCAGCAGGTCATCTGTTGCAGCGCGGTATTCCCGCAGCAGTCTGTGATAAAACTGCTGCCAAACTTGCTGCTTTAAAGCCAACAGAAATCGCGATCACCGATTCGACATGGCACTATAACGGTGGGGGTTGCTGTTAA